From Acidimicrobiales bacterium, one genomic window encodes:
- a CDS encoding XdhC family protein: MQEAVEVLRRQADQGRQAVVARIVEIEGFSTRPGDDLVAVDDTGSLHGTLLAGLGNEELKHAASSLLSGKEASVTSLTLDIHDKQAASAGLACGGRAHLLLQPASVIPGRLWQLLFARAPAALITPLDGASPAWVVDREGRSWDHDAAIELTGEAASMLAAGRTDRRRVEHSGHEYLIEAWVPEPRLVVVGGGELVEAIRAQADLLGWETRSCTAADDQLGELLDWAGDTGALIVLSHDPHVDSPALAAGLRGGAAYVGALGSRATQARRTERLLESGVEQSDIDRIHRPIGLDLGGRRAPEVALAIVAEILAAHCGRDARPLAQRQGPIHG, from the coding sequence ATGCAGGAAGCAGTCGAGGTGCTTCGCCGGCAAGCAGATCAAGGACGCCAGGCTGTCGTCGCGAGGATCGTCGAGATCGAGGGCTTCTCCACCAGGCCCGGTGACGATCTTGTCGCGGTGGACGACACCGGTTCACTCCACGGCACACTGCTCGCGGGACTGGGCAACGAGGAGCTCAAGCACGCAGCGAGCTCATTGCTTTCTGGAAAGGAAGCGTCGGTGACTTCCCTGACGCTCGACATTCACGACAAGCAGGCCGCTTCGGCGGGTCTCGCCTGTGGGGGCCGAGCGCATCTCCTGCTTCAACCGGCTTCGGTCATTCCCGGCCGGCTCTGGCAGCTCTTGTTCGCGCGTGCGCCAGCAGCGCTTATTACGCCACTCGATGGGGCGTCGCCGGCTTGGGTGGTCGATCGCGAAGGCCGCTCGTGGGATCACGACGCCGCAATCGAACTGACCGGGGAAGCGGCATCGATGCTTGCCGCCGGCCGCACGGATCGCCGCCGCGTCGAGCACTCCGGGCACGAGTACCTGATCGAGGCGTGGGTGCCGGAGCCTCGGCTGGTCGTCGTGGGAGGCGGCGAGCTAGTGGAGGCGATCCGGGCACAGGCGGATCTTCTCGGATGGGAGACGCGATCGTGCACTGCCGCAGACGACCAACTCGGTGAGTTGCTCGACTGGGCCGGCGATACCGGCGCCCTCATCGTGCTCAGCCACGACCCTCACGTCGACAGCCCCGCGCTTGCCGCGGGCCTTCGCGGTGGAGCCGCCTACGTCGGCGCGCTCGGGTCGCGCGCAACGCAGGCCCGGCGAACCGAGCGGCTACTCGAGTCAGGCGTGGAGCAGTCCGACATCGACAGGATCCACCGGCCGATCGGTCTCGACCTCGGAGGTCGGAGAGCACCGGAAGTGGCTCTGGCCATCGTCGCCGAGATACTCGCCGCGCATTGTGGGCGTGATGCCCGCCCGCTGGCACAGCGCCAGGGGCCCATTCACGGTTAG
- a CDS encoding isochorismatase family protein, whose amino-acid sequence MATRKTALIVVDVQQDFCEGGNLAVPGGEAAAVAISDLIESARDAYTLVVATRDWHVDPGGHFAPEGTKPDFVDSWPVHCVAGTPGAEWHPDLRLPETAVVVSKGEHAAAYSGFEGVTSDGRSLKKVLRQEEVAGVDIVGIATSYCVKATALDAVKAGFSTRVLAPLTADVDSAVTPTTLEELARSGVKIAG is encoded by the coding sequence ATGGCGACCAGGAAGACAGCGCTGATCGTTGTTGACGTCCAGCAGGACTTCTGCGAGGGGGGGAACCTCGCTGTTCCCGGCGGGGAGGCGGCCGCAGTCGCCATCAGCGACCTGATCGAGTCGGCTCGCGACGCGTACACCTTGGTCGTGGCGACGCGCGACTGGCACGTCGACCCCGGCGGTCATTTCGCACCCGAGGGCACCAAGCCCGACTTCGTCGACAGCTGGCCGGTCCACTGCGTCGCCGGAACGCCGGGAGCCGAGTGGCATCCCGATCTTCGCCTGCCGGAAACGGCCGTGGTCGTTTCGAAGGGGGAGCACGCGGCCGCCTACAGCGGGTTCGAAGGTGTTACCTCTGACGGTCGCTCGTTGAAGAAGGTGCTCCGGCAAGAGGAAGTAGCCGGTGTCGACATCGTGGGCATCGCGACGAGCTACTGCGTCAAAGCCACCGCCCTGGACGCGGTCAAGGCGGGCTTCTCGACGCGGGTCCTTGCGCCTTTGACCGCCGATGTCGACTCCGCGGTGACGCCGACCACTCTGGAGGAGCTCGCGAGGTCGGGAGTGAAGATCGCCGGCTGA
- a CDS encoding amidase family protein, whose amino-acid sequence MPEKTGAGKAGPGKAGAGKAGPGKAGPGKADADKADFDDLRYATARSLAAAIKDRRISPVELLDASLARIDEVDDRVNAIVWRNDDDARRLAKKAADEVVHRERNDLPPFHGVPIPIKDLTPVAGWPVTYGSWAASDKPSDESELIVGAFQKAGFILTARTNTPELGPVTVAENDRYGITRNPWNLDHTPGGSSGGAGAAVAAGMFSVAHGNDGGGSIRIPSSCCGLVGLKVSRGRIPTRVNSWEGGSVEGFLTRDVADTAAILDVTCGPDLGQWYNAPAPSRPFVEEVGAEPGKLRIGLLDEPPLRLTLDEDCAVAAREAGAALETLGHHVDEVSYEVPDEFMAAFLKVVNSGLADYDVDWTKVEPHIRVNRAAALAVDSLAYVQGVHDLQRFTRHITAQWGRDFDVLLTPTMTILPPRAGEVLAAVHAGAETGLPAMQVFQMAVLTSGFNMTGQPAISVPTHMTPAGIPVGVQLVGGPWDEVTILRLAAQLEQELPWAERRPPL is encoded by the coding sequence ATGCCAGAGAAGACAGGCGCAGGGAAGGCAGGCCCAGGGAAGGCAGGCGCAGGGAAGGCAGGCCCAGGGAAGGCAGGCCCAGGGAAGGCGGACGCAGACAAGGCAGACTTCGACGATCTCCGCTATGCCACGGCTCGGTCGCTGGCAGCAGCGATCAAGGATCGAAGGATCAGCCCGGTCGAGCTTCTCGACGCCAGCCTCGCCCGCATAGACGAGGTCGACGATCGGGTGAACGCGATCGTTTGGCGCAACGACGACGACGCCCGCCGGCTGGCGAAGAAGGCGGCGGACGAGGTGGTCCACCGCGAAAGGAACGATCTTCCGCCGTTCCATGGAGTTCCCATCCCGATAAAGGACCTGACTCCCGTCGCTGGATGGCCGGTCACCTACGGCTCATGGGCGGCTTCGGACAAGCCCTCGGACGAATCGGAGCTGATAGTCGGAGCGTTTCAGAAAGCCGGTTTCATCCTGACCGCACGGACGAATACACCTGAACTCGGCCCGGTCACCGTGGCGGAGAACGACCGTTACGGAATTACCCGCAACCCGTGGAACCTCGACCACACTCCCGGGGGCTCCAGCGGGGGAGCGGGCGCCGCAGTTGCGGCGGGGATGTTTTCCGTCGCGCACGGCAACGACGGAGGGGGCTCGATCCGGATCCCATCGTCGTGCTGCGGCCTGGTCGGCCTGAAGGTGAGCCGCGGCCGGATTCCGACTCGGGTGAACTCCTGGGAAGGCGGGTCAGTCGAGGGTTTCCTTACCAGGGACGTGGCCGACACCGCCGCAATCCTCGACGTCACCTGCGGTCCCGACTTGGGCCAGTGGTACAACGCTCCGGCCCCCTCGAGGCCCTTCGTCGAGGAGGTCGGCGCCGAACCGGGCAAGCTGCGGATCGGGCTGCTCGACGAACCGCCGTTGCGGCTCACCCTCGACGAGGATTGCGCGGTCGCCGCCCGTGAGGCCGGAGCGGCACTCGAAACGTTGGGCCACCACGTCGACGAAGTCAGCTACGAGGTGCCGGACGAGTTCATGGCCGCGTTCCTCAAGGTGGTCAACAGCGGCCTGGCCGACTACGACGTCGACTGGACCAAGGTCGAGCCGCACATCCGGGTGAACCGAGCTGCAGCGCTGGCCGTTGACAGCCTCGCCTACGTGCAAGGGGTCCATGACTTGCAGCGATTCACCCGGCACATCACCGCGCAGTGGGGCCGCGACTTCGATGTTCTGCTCACGCCGACGATGACGATTCTCCCGCCGCGCGCGGGAGAAGTCCTTGCAGCGGTCCACGCGGGTGCGGAGACGGGCCTGCCCGCGATGCAGGTGTTTCAGATGGCAGTCCTCACGTCGGGTTTCAACATGACCGGTCAGCCGGCGATCTCGGTTCCGACGCACATGACGCCTGCTGGCATTCCGGTTGGAGTTCAGCTGGTGGGCGGCCCTTGGGACGAGGTCACCATTCTGCGGCTGGCAGCCCAACTCGAGCAGGAACTTCCTTGGGCTGAACGGCGACCGCCCCTCTGA